The Cottoperca gobio chromosome 8, fCotGob3.1, whole genome shotgun sequence genome contains the following window.
GCTTTGTGTTAGCTTTACACACCCTAAAATGAATTAACCATAACAGTTCAATTTGTTCAACGTTTGTGCAGTCCCAACATGtagttgatttttatttttaaaaaaggtatgTGAGCCACAAAACAGACACATCTGACATACATTTGACAgccacagatagacagacagacagacaccctGGGTTCAGGTATCGGGGTTTTATCGAGATATAAAGTGTTGGATCAGTTCCTCTCTAAATGTACtatcttaaaaaaataaaaaacgtgTCACTCTACCCAACAGACAAACTCCACAAAGTCtcacctgatgacatcatcaaatcATCAGCGATTTCCACATTATGGAGACAGTTGTTTGCATCTGCAGGAATTGATATCCACTGATTGACTAACTAATGTAACAGCATGACGTAGATtttgctttactttttttttttaccaaactgGTAATGTTGGTATTGGCAGTAGTAGAATAAGTATTCAAAAAGTACAACTATTAATTATTCATAGTAAAGCTAATACTGCACAGTAaaaagtcctgaattcaaaTGTTTACTTCAAGTGAATAGTGAAAGAGAGGCATTATCAGcacaatgtatttacatttaagtCTGTTCAAAGGGAAGCTTtcaattataatataatgctgGATAGTTTAATGAATAATAACGCATcatattttaattgttattttatttttattcagccATTTAATATTTGGGGCCTAGGCAGTTGGCTATCTTGCCTAATGGTCAAGTCTGCCCCTGATATCCCGTTATTTCCTCTCCGACAGACTGGGTGCACCCCGCCTCCCGCGCCTGCTAAACgtgaatgaatggatggatcTTCCCTCACTGATGTTTAGGCCTTGATGCTGGCCCTCCTGTAACACAATACCTTACAACCAATGGGAAACATGGCTGGATCTAATCCCAACAACAATCGTATTTATCTGATAATCCATGAAGACCTGGACCCTCCTGTGCTGTAACACAATTTAATTATGATTTGTGATTAAAGACATTATGGCCGGGGCAGCTGCCACCTCAATGAGGGTATGCGTCACCACGAAGACAGCAGCATCACAGCTTGATATGATATAACCAGGATGGTACAGGAGGCAGCTAGCTCCAGTGTTAGCAGTGTGAGGAGCTGGTGCTGGTCTGGTACAGGTTTGGTACAGCAGCTCGATGTCGATGGAAACCTTCCCCCGCCTCACCTGCCTCTCATCCCAGGCAGGTGTGTGAGCCGTGACCGCCTCAGCTAACACCCAACACCGTTTCTCTAAAGACAGCCCCCCATGTTCTCGTTTCTAATATCGTCACAACATTTAGCACATATGGCTAAACTAGTTTGACGTTAAACCAGAAAAAGGTTGACATGAAGGAGCTGGTGTAGTTACCGCTGAAGACCATGGCCGCAGAGGCTCCCATCACAGCGAAGAAAGGCGCGTACTCGGGGCTCTCCTCAGAAGACATTCTCCCACTTTTCTCGGGGCGATACAGCTACAAGGTAGACTTCTTTATTTACTTAGGTTTTCCCGTTTTCCTACCGTCAGCTTTAGATAATAGGATAAAACACTGAGAGGGGGAAGATGAGGTAGCTGACAGCAAGCGCACCGGTGTAGAAGAGGAAAATGGCGAAACGGAAAAAGTCACATGACCAGCAACCATCTCGGAAGGATCCATTTGTGTGGACACGGGGGTGCTCGACACGAACAGACATGAAATATCCTACCGTTGTTGTTTATTGCAACGGAAAATGTATTCTTGAAATTATTCTCATTTGAATAGTAATTTTCACACCTATTATATTTAACTCCAGTTTGTAGTACCACGATATATGATATGAGTCGTTTGTACAGTGTCTGTATTGTGGTATGTTCTGCTGCAAGTGTACTGACTGCAGTTGAAACGCTAGTTGTCGCTACATGCTGTCGTATTAATTATTAGGTATTAGATAGGTAGTCAAATCAACCATAAGCACCGTGTTtgctctttaattaaaaaatgcaaCACTAAATAAACAAGAGTAAAATATAAGCGACTAGAAAGCACAGTAACACAGTGCTCATATCCAGCATCCATCCATGTTGTATTTATCATGAAATAACGTAGCAGCGTGAGGTTAATTTAAATCAACATTAGACTCCCTTTAggtgtcaaacaaacaaagagtaCCTTGACTGAGTGACCTGGAGAAACATCCTGCAGCTGCCTTTGTCAAGGTGACACTGAAATTTAATGTCAGCTAAAAGGAcacaacatttgtattgttcttTTGGACAGATTTTCTCTATAGATTACATTTGTACCAGATCCTATTTCATCTTCTTTACACAATTTAGTTTCCTAAAACGTATATTTCTCCCACAGCATCCCTCAGTGAGTCTTGGTGGTTATCAAAGTTTGTAATCATTGAGGTTTACTTCCTGAGACCTGTTTTGGTTTAAAGTATGTTTTTTGTACAAAACCAACATGTCATGATCTTTGTTTTAGCATTACATAATCATCTAAAGTTTGcattttcataataataatacaatgaactttatttatattgcacatGTCCTAATACATTTACAAGGTGCTTTACAGgtagataaatataaaatatataaaaacaatacaggGATCATAAAACACTGGGGTATACAATAAAGTTAATAATAAGGCTGTCCTCGACTAAAGAAAGTCTTGGAAATAAGTCAGCATGACAAGAGCATTAGAAATTGACTAATTGACTAGAGAAATCTTAGTCCACTAAGACCAAAACTACCAATTACTCGATTTATGCCCTAATAGGCTACCATCGTAGAGATTTGTGAGTTAAAGAgtgtctatatatattctaaaataTTTAGTATCATTAAACTGAGGGAGACAAAATGCTATACATATAAAATGCATCACATATTCTCTAGAATATTACACCAGAAAAgtgtttacttttacttttagattTGATGCACAGCACAGCAGCAACCAATCTGCAGTACTGACTCTAATATTATTGACCAAAATACTAATTGCACTCAGAATCAGATTCAATTAGAGAGATTTGCCTTGATGAGATGTGTCACTAAAACTTGCTTGACAGTAAAAGTTAAATTTGAAAGTCACTCCAGCTCCAACCCTTGCACAGGGTTTATGAGGGATTTTATAAATACTCTAAGATGGGGTCTTATCAACTCCTCCATTTCATTTCTTATAATGTTATGCGTTTGATGTTGTCATCTACACACCAAGCCGCAGAGCAGGACATCACTCTGAAACACCTCCACTACTTGGTGGCATGTACCATGCAGTGAGGCAGACACTGCATGGTACAATAACATAGAAAGGAGGATTAAaggagaaaaatacatttaaaaagaagtttCTCACTGCTTGTGACTCAGTAAGGCCTTTGGCTAGTTCCATTGTGTCATGAGAATGTTCTTAACTCTTATATGGGAATGAAAAGtgaagcagagcagacagctgaaaatgtgctgcacacacacatgactgtcAGCAGCCTCTCTGCTGCATATAAAGAAAAGCTATTAGAGCTCAATCATGTGACCTGTTCTTGCTCCAAGTACTATAACAATCACTTTTTTAGAGTTAGAGGAGAATATATATTGTCTTTGGGAGGATAAATAAGACTGTCTTGCTTTGCTGCCTGTTTTAAAAACCTGAAAAAGTTTAaccattttaatgttgcagcaatTGGACTGTCATGTGTTGCAATGTATTGTAAGCCCACTCAATACTAGATGCTGTGAAATATGACATTCCCCACATCACCATCTGCTGGCCAGTCAGAGCATCCTGTTGGATTACTTCCTCCCTGTAAATGAGAGCTCCACTAACATGcttaaattatgttttcattataaaatTACAAACTGACAAACCTTTGGAACAGTTTTGTCCTACACTATTACACCCATGCATtaaatcagtggttcccaaagtggggggcgCAGAGCTATTGCAGGGGGTGCGTGGCAAagcttgagccctgctagcataacatggactaGTTTGTGACAGGGTTCCCAGGCGGGGGGCTTGAAAATATTCTTATATACAAAAGGGGGGCCCCACAgaaaggtttgggaaccactgcattAGCTAATGCTCAGTTCTCAAGTGGTGGAGATCAGTATGCATGTTGTCTTTGTACTTATTACTTTTCTCAAACATCTATATTTCTTCTTAGAactcattttaataaatgtatgtgtgtgagaatcAAAGGCCAGAttacatacaataatatatcaCTAGGCCTGTCATAACTACTTTTGGACAATATTATCCCAAAAATAATTGcgataaacaaacaatattattattttaagaccATTTTCTGCCACGGATATAATGGTAgtataatagcataataatgaaAGAGCAATGAAGCATGAGTCTTATAATGGTCGAGGAAACCTTTAGCCATCATATTAGGCTAAAATGTTGGCAATATtgttatgtaaacaaacaaataaacatgtcagCAAAAATCATCGAGGTCCCGTCCATATATTGTACAATAAGTCGATAACGTAATTATCGCGACAGGCCTACATATCACAAGCAAAAGAAAACTGAACACAGGTTACAGACACACtgtatttttaatgaaagattAGGTTAAAATAATACACTTTAATGAAAGAAGCAGACATTAAAAATCACCATAAATATGCTACATAATCCTAATCACACTTTGCTCTAACACGATTGAGTAAATGTATCTGTAGGATCTCCGTGTTAGGCTATATACACAAACCCATGTAGGACAGATCTCATCAGCATGaagtaaaagtgaaaatatCCCAACTGTGCAGCAGAAACTCTAGATGTAAACCCCAGGctaatgctcacacacacacacacacacacacacacacacacacacacacacacacacacacacacacacacacacacacacacacacacacacactgcaggagaCCTTTGCAGGCTTTAACACTAATTCAACATCCAGATTGCATTTAGCAAAATATGAACAAGTGTCACTGTTTCATtaccataaaaaaaacatgaatttcactgataaaaaaaaacaagccctTCCACTGCTTCTCATACTATTCCATCACTCTTCAATGATCTACGGGTTAAACGGGCTAAAATACTTTGCCCATTTTGGGATAGATATGTCTAAAAGTACAACTTAaagtcaaaaaagaaaaaacccaaATACCTGCATCTGATGTGTAAAAGGTCAAATTATTTGTCTTGCCCTTGCCTCGCCCCCACACAGCGAGACTGTTTAGCGGTcatcacacacacgctttaaaatccaacatgcacacacgtgCCTCTGTGACTACATGTCCCAGTCTTTCACACAAACCCAGCACTCATTCAGTCCATGTCCCAGCACAACTAGCAATTGGGATAGCAATATCAGcaaatgtgttgttgtggtcGCTGGAAAAACATGAAGAACGGAAAAAGATAAAAGGCATCACATGCTATTCTTGGTACGAAGTGAAAGTGTGGCACAGCGATGGCTCGTACGCAGGATGAGGAAGCTACACTGGAACCCTTTTAAGTCGAGGGGATGCAACTTTTGAAAAAGTCATGAAGCAAGATTTCCCTCTCAGTCCCAGCCGTTGTCCTTTATCATGTGGGACAGCTCGATGATAAACTTCCCCTCCTTGTACTTCTGACTCAGCTCAAAGGCTTGTTCCTGCAGAAGGAAGGAACATACAGGTCATTAAAAAGTAGGTTAGAgtacaacacaaataaaacgtATACCATGCTCATGTACTATCAGTACAAGTTTCATAAAAGGATATGCAGACACTCCGAATGTGTCAGTTTCAGGGTAATGTCTAAACTTGACACTATGCGATTTGTTTTTTTAGCTAAATTATCACTTTTATTTGTAGCATCTGacaaaagaatacatttatgtaaagcTGTATTTACATGTGTGGGTAAAGACGTTACTGTGTAGCTTCTGGCTCTATGCACATAACCGCGGTAGCTAAACCGTAGCTGACGCCTCCTCAAAAATGTGATTACACATCCAGGATACGGCAGCTACCAAGATACCATGTAAGAAATATGATTGTCAGCTTGGGTCTTCTGCTACAAGTTACAAGTTAGTCCACCTTAAGGAGGTTGAAGAAAGAATCAGCAAGCTTCTGCTTTCCAGTAACACACACCTAGCAAAGCCTTCTCCCCTGAAAACCTTCTGTTCAGCGCAGCTGCTGTTCTCCATcacagtgaatgaatgaaagtaaACATGGGAAGTGCACCTGGACGTAACTGCAGTTAGGGATGGGACGATTAAACGATCTGACGATGggtcagattaaaaaaaattcagGAATCACGATGTAATAGAGAACAGACTCACTTatctttatcctttatttatgcaccttatgatttatgatgaaTTTATTTAAGAtagtttgattgtttgtttttcactaaaaaaCATCAATGATGGTTCCCTGATATCGAACTTTTTATTGTTAAAGATTTTATTATCTACCatcgtttgtttgtttatattcctCCTATTGAaagaaattacaataaaatgCACTTCAGGAATTCACAactactacaagtgttgttgtTCAGTCATGTTTTTAGTGTCTAACATAATGGACTTAGCTTCTGCTGCATTTCGCTGTGTAACCCTGTGTTGCAtcatgacaataaatgatctttGAATCCTTTAGAGCAGGACGCGGTCGGATCACCTGCTGCAATACAGTCGGCCAATGGGCTGCAATCAACGGTTTAAATCTGACGCTGAATTGTAAATCAAAACCTACACCGTGTTAACCCCATCGTCAAACTTAATAGCAGTTTAACGGTGAACAAGACAGAGTCTAAGTCACACGTGGACGTACTTACATATTTCCAGCCCAGCGTGGTGTGACAGTTTTCACAGTAGATGTCTGCGACTGCGTGAAGTCCTGTGAGCAGCAGCCTCTCCTCCGCAGGACCACAGCCGACGTTCACCCTGAAACCAAACGCAGTGTTGTCAAACAGCAGCTCCTCTCTGAATTCAGAGGGCTTCTCAGTAATTAAACTACTCTTATGCACTAAGAGACTACTGTGAACCTTAACAGTAGAGGACATACTGACCCATATACAAAAAAAGACTAAATTCCATGAATCAGT
Protein-coding sequences here:
- the ypel3 gene encoding protein yippee-like 3, with amino-acid sequence MVKLTKAKTFQAYLDSCHRRYSCVHCRAHLANHDDLISKSFQGSQGRAYLFNSVVNVGCGPAEERLLLTGLHAVADIYCENCHTTLGWKYEQAFELSQKYKEGKFIIELSHMIKDNGWD